A window of Chloracidobacterium sp. N contains these coding sequences:
- a CDS encoding pitrilysin family protein: MPGNLVTNNAQAQQAPLKPESLPDNELPPVQRDTLLTGLPILVTERPGSTSVAVAVVIKVGATFDRVGKAGLARLTAECIRGGGGGYDAERVRLELEEAEAQLQVDVDWDQTCLLVTGPARQAATLIDLLGRLVTTPDLARRDVAETRFKPFQEAAIAAARAAQTEEAAADALFFQTLYDAHPYHHNLLGTPESVAAITPADVADFYRRHWLPNNAAVIIVGDITASQVRGVTRRAFGGWAKGKPAPATFLPPNPPDQLRLVHQPQTGPSGGQVQVRLGGILPEATAETRATWLVLTELLKRRCQPWQLTLSHRRLPDSPWMLSGVCTPETAPAQIERLLQLLSELRDTPPGEADVRAAQAAVASASRDRVPNNRDLAQRLARLETYGRSPTAEADILNRVAAVTPADCHALAREMLGRGRLIIVSGGTASLQASLAKFGTVETIQP; the protein is encoded by the coding sequence ATGCCTGGGAACCTTGTGACCAACAACGCACAAGCACAGCAAGCCCCCCTGAAGCCGGAATCCCTGCCGGACAATGAACTTCCCCCGGTTCAACGGGATACCCTGCTGACCGGGCTGCCCATCCTGGTGACGGAACGCCCCGGCTCGACCTCCGTCGCCGTGGCGGTCGTCATCAAGGTGGGCGCGACGTTTGACCGGGTGGGTAAGGCAGGATTGGCCCGCCTGACGGCGGAGTGTATCCGTGGCGGCGGCGGTGGCTACGACGCCGAACGGGTGCGGCTTGAACTGGAAGAAGCCGAAGCCCAGCTTCAAGTTGATGTGGACTGGGACCAGACCTGCCTTCTGGTGACGGGACCAGCGCGCCAGGCGGCAACCCTGATTGATTTGCTGGGACGGCTGGTGACGACGCCCGATCTGGCCCGGCGCGATGTTGCCGAAACCCGCTTCAAGCCCTTTCAGGAAGCGGCCATCGCGGCCGCCCGTGCGGCCCAGACCGAGGAAGCCGCGGCTGACGCGCTGTTTTTCCAGACTCTCTATGACGCCCATCCCTACCATCACAATCTGCTGGGGACGCCGGAGAGCGTTGCCGCGATTACGCCGGCCGATGTCGCCGATTTTTACCGCCGGCACTGGCTTCCCAACAATGCGGCTGTCATCATCGTTGGTGACATCACCGCCTCCCAGGTACGGGGTGTCACACGCCGCGCCTTTGGCGGCTGGGCGAAGGGCAAGCCGGCGCCGGCGACCTTCCTGCCGCCCAACCCTCCAGATCAGCTTCGCCTGGTGCACCAACCTCAGACCGGACCCTCCGGCGGACAGGTTCAGGTGCGACTGGGCGGCATTCTGCCGGAAGCTACCGCCGAGACCCGCGCCACGTGGCTGGTGCTGACGGAGTTGCTCAAGCGCCGCTGCCAACCCTGGCAATTGACACTTTCCCACCGCCGGCTCCCGGACAGCCCGTGGATGCTCAGCGGAGTCTGCACCCCGGAAACGGCCCCGGCGCAAATCGAACGGCTCCTTCAGCTTCTCAGCGAACTGCGGGATACACCACCGGGTGAGGCCGATGTTCGTGCGGCCCAGGCGGCTGTCGCATCGGCGTCCCGTGACCGTGTGCCCAACAACCGTGATCTGGCACAGCGTCTGGCACGACTGGAAACCTACGGCCGCAGTCCAACAGCCGAAGCTGACATACTCAACCGCGTAGCAGCCGTAACACCGGCGGATTGTCATGCGCTGGCGCGTGAGATGCTGGGACGTGGGCGGTTGATCATCGTCTCTGGCGGGACGGCTTCGCTACAGGCCAGCTTGGCCAAATTTGGAACCGTCGAAACCATCCAGCCGTGA
- the bchI gene encoding magnesium chelatase ATPase subunit I, giving the protein MASSSTSAASAARAGTSQTARATNVKTTRKTRKGTSSDATAPQSLADAQPVFPFTAILGQEEMKRALLLNAVNPNIRGILVLGHRGTAKSTSIRALADVLPPIEFVAECPYRCPPDKSAGLCDTCRNAKPRAKLPTMVGRVPVVDLPLGATEDRLCGTLDIERALSQGQKAFEPGLLAKANRGFLYIDEVNLLEDHLVDVLLDSAAGGINIVEREGISIAHPARFTLIGSGNPEEGELRPQLLDRFGLMAEIRTITDIDTRIAIVKRRLAFERDPIGFRAEYEPAQQALRTRLVQARDRLDTLDVPDDILRFIARLCVALDVDGHRGEITLLNAALANAAFEGRAHVTRDDIRAVATLSLRHRLRKDPLDRTDGGEKIRWALEKLEKESQ; this is encoded by the coding sequence ATGGCTTCATCATCCACATCTGCGGCGTCTGCGGCGCGCGCCGGCACCTCGCAAACCGCTAGGGCCACCAACGTCAAAACCACGCGCAAAACCAGAAAAGGGACTTCATCCGATGCCACCGCGCCCCAGTCGCTGGCGGATGCCCAGCCGGTGTTTCCCTTCACGGCCATTCTGGGGCAGGAAGAAATGAAGCGGGCGTTGCTGCTGAATGCCGTCAACCCCAACATTCGGGGCATTCTGGTGCTGGGCCACCGGGGCACAGCCAAATCCACGTCCATCCGCGCACTGGCCGATGTCCTGCCGCCAATCGAATTCGTGGCCGAATGTCCCTACCGCTGCCCTCCCGACAAATCGGCCGGGTTGTGTGACACCTGCCGCAACGCCAAACCACGCGCCAAGCTGCCGACGATGGTTGGACGGGTTCCGGTGGTGGACCTGCCGCTGGGCGCAACCGAAGACCGCCTGTGCGGCACGCTCGACATCGAACGGGCGCTCAGCCAAGGGCAGAAAGCCTTTGAGCCGGGGCTGCTGGCCAAGGCCAATCGCGGCTTTCTCTACATTGACGAAGTCAACCTGCTCGAAGACCACCTCGTGGATGTCCTGCTCGACTCCGCCGCCGGCGGCATCAACATTGTTGAGCGGGAAGGCATTTCGATTGCCCATCCGGCCAGGTTCACGCTCATCGGCTCCGGCAACCCGGAAGAAGGTGAGTTGCGCCCGCAGCTTCTTGACCGTTTTGGCCTTATGGCCGAAATCCGCACGATTACCGACATTGACACGCGCATTGCCATCGTCAAACGGCGACTGGCTTTTGAGCGCGATCCCATCGGGTTTCGCGCCGAGTATGAACCAGCCCAGCAGGCCCTCCGTACGCGCCTGGTTCAGGCGCGCGACCGGCTGGATACGCTGGACGTACCCGATGACATCCTGCGCTTCATTGCCCGGCTCTGCGTGGCGCTCGATGTGGACGGCCACCGGGGCGAAATCACCCTGCTGAATGCCGCTCTGGCAAATGCGGCATTTGAAGGCCGCGCCCACGTCACGCGCGATGACATCCGGGCGGTGGCGACGCTCTCCCTCCGTCACCGGCTGCGCAAGGACCCGCTGGACCGCACGGATGGTGGCGAGAAAATCCGGTGGGCGCTCGAAAAACTCGAAAAAGAATCGCAGTAG
- a CDS encoding phenylalanine 4-monooxygenase, with translation MSAAVALRPLPQKLSTEVVFKAKPSPPIAPSPSPEGTIGRDIQPPVYAPVQHETWRMLYDRQLVAIQGRVCEEYLVGREKLQYERERVPRLADLSERLRACTGWQCIRVEGYVPEATFFLLLAQKLFPCTDFLRHPTELEYTPAPDMFHDLMGHLPMITNPRFASFFRKFGEAGINARDEADTVKLGRIYWYTVEFGLINPTAHAGADRDPRLTKIYGAGISSSVGEIEHALSDQVKKTPFDIERITETPVEIHHMQEELFEIASFDELEQSFEAWATAQGLMPA, from the coding sequence ATGTCTGCTGCGGTAGCCCTTCGCCCCCTTCCCCAAAAGCTCTCCACGGAAGTCGTCTTCAAAGCCAAGCCATCACCGCCCATTGCGCCCAGCCCGTCGCCCGAAGGCACCATCGGCCGCGACATCCAGCCGCCGGTTTATGCGCCGGTGCAGCACGAGACCTGGCGCATGCTCTACGACCGTCAGTTGGTTGCCATCCAGGGACGGGTGTGCGAGGAGTATCTCGTCGGGCGTGAAAAGCTCCAGTACGAACGGGAGCGCGTTCCCCGACTGGCGGATTTGAGCGAACGCCTCCGCGCATGCACCGGATGGCAGTGCATTCGGGTGGAAGGCTACGTTCCAGAAGCGACGTTTTTCCTGCTGCTGGCCCAGAAGCTCTTTCCCTGCACGGACTTCCTGCGCCATCCGACCGAACTCGAATACACGCCGGCGCCCGACATGTTCCACGATCTGATGGGGCACCTGCCGATGATTACCAACCCGCGCTTTGCCTCGTTTTTCCGCAAATTTGGCGAGGCCGGAATTAACGCGCGGGACGAAGCCGATACGGTCAAACTGGGGCGGATTTACTGGTACACAGTCGAATTCGGTCTCATCAACCCCACGGCGCACGCTGGCGCTGACCGCGACCCACGGCTGACGAAAATCTACGGGGCTGGTATCAGCTCCTCCGTGGGGGAAATCGAACATGCCCTCTCCGACCAGGTGAAGAAGACTCCCTTCGACATCGAGCGCATAACGGAAACGCCGGTCGAAATCCATCACATGCAGGAAGAACTCTTCGAGATTGCTTCCTTCGACGAACTCGAACAGTCCTTTGAAGCCTGGGCAACCGCCCAGGGCCTGATGCCAGCCTGA
- a CDS encoding cytochrome b N-terminal domain-containing protein yields MASPAIPQSNGGTLGKIYDWVDERAGISEIMHELLDEPIPGGTKYAYAFGSALLFIFALQSITGVFLAMYYVPSAEDAHKSVEYIMKEVPFGAFMRGMHHYGSSAMVIMVVLHILQIVIWGAYKQKRELLWLVGAGLLQLVLAFSLSGYLLPWDMKAYYGTVVTVGIASEVPIFGDMIKRIIIGGTEMGTITISRFFMVHVFLLPALMAGGIAAHLYLFRKAQPAGPFNMTEQEAMFKVEPFWPGQVFKDAVFSLVVFAILAYLSWTTLAPLEPKADPSQTQYVARPEWYFLFLFQLLKYFPGSTAIIGSLIIPGIVMAIITFLPFLDRNPERHPLKRPFIMLGTVALLVAMGTLHLLAKRDDEQNFAAQLKAQEEEGARFLKEPFEPKDTSQKAAVLAAPAPEAFVKNCAVCHGEQGEGGPAGPKLTGVAKKPGRSKEEIAGLIENPSAYGASKMPPMPQVSAADRVAIADWIHTLK; encoded by the coding sequence ATGGCTTCTCCGGCAATTCCACAGTCAAATGGTGGTACGTTAGGGAAAATCTACGATTGGGTTGATGAGCGCGCCGGAATCAGTGAAATCATGCACGAGCTGCTTGATGAGCCGATTCCAGGTGGAACGAAATACGCTTACGCTTTCGGCAGCGCGCTTCTGTTCATTTTTGCCCTGCAATCCATCACTGGTGTTTTCCTGGCAATGTACTACGTGCCGAGCGCCGAAGATGCGCACAAATCGGTCGAGTACATCATGAAGGAAGTTCCCTTTGGGGCTTTCATGCGTGGTATGCACCACTATGGCTCCAGCGCCATGGTCATCATGGTGGTGCTGCACATTCTCCAGATCGTCATCTGGGGTGCCTACAAGCAGAAACGCGAACTGCTCTGGCTGGTCGGGGCCGGGCTGCTGCAACTCGTGCTGGCGTTTTCACTTTCCGGCTACCTGCTGCCGTGGGATATGAAAGCGTACTACGGGACGGTGGTCACGGTCGGGATTGCCAGCGAAGTCCCCATCTTCGGAGACATGATCAAGCGCATCATCATTGGCGGCACCGAAATGGGCACCATTACCATTTCGCGCTTTTTCATGGTTCACGTCTTTCTGCTGCCGGCGCTGATGGCCGGTGGCATCGCCGCCCATCTCTACCTGTTCCGCAAGGCGCAGCCAGCCGGGCCCTTCAACATGACCGAGCAGGAAGCCATGTTCAAGGTTGAGCCCTTCTGGCCCGGACAGGTCTTCAAGGATGCGGTCTTTTCGCTGGTGGTGTTTGCCATCCTGGCTTACCTGTCCTGGACGACACTCGCCCCGCTTGAGCCCAAAGCTGACCCGTCCCAGACCCAGTATGTCGCGCGCCCGGAGTGGTACTTCCTGTTCCTGTTCCAGCTTCTGAAATACTTCCCCGGCTCGACGGCCATCATTGGCTCGCTGATCATTCCCGGCATCGTGATGGCCATCATCACCTTTCTGCCGTTTCTTGATCGCAACCCGGAGCGGCATCCGCTCAAGCGTCCCTTCATCATGCTGGGCACGGTTGCGCTGCTCGTCGCCATGGGCACGCTGCACCTGCTGGCCAAGCGGGATGACGAACAGAACTTCGCCGCCCAGCTCAAAGCCCAGGAAGAGGAAGGTGCGCGCTTCCTGAAAGAACCGTTCGAGCCGAAAGACACGAGCCAAAAAGCCGCTGTCCTGGCCGCACCGGCGCCGGAAGCTTTTGTGAAAAACTGCGCCGTCTGCCACGGTGAACAGGGCGAGGGCGGCCCGGCCGGACCCAAACTCACCGGTGTGGCGAAAAAACCCGGACGCAGCAAGGAAGAGATTGCCGGGCTGATTGAAAATCCATCGGCCTATGGTGCCTCCAAGATGCCGCCTATGCCCCAGGTTTCGGCTGCCGACCGGGTTGCCATTGCCGACTGGATTCACACGCTCAAGTAA
- a CDS encoding histidine phosphatase family protein has protein sequence MATRLLLLRHGRTDNPEQRCYGWRDVPLHPEGHRQMARCAARLRRVTLAAVAASDFTRAITSADYFARPRGLPVQTDPALREIHFGAIEGLTFAEVEARYPATAREWVATPATVRFPEGECFADVQARVIPWVTSWLHDWQDRTTLLVIHSGTIRALLQWMTGCDPQATLSIRIAYGDVFRCTRTTPTGNWQLEQLPYGGTDWTPVPL, from the coding sequence ATGGCGACCCGTCTGTTGCTTTTGCGGCATGGCAGAACCGACAACCCCGAACAACGCTGTTATGGCTGGCGGGATGTTCCGCTGCATCCCGAAGGACACCGGCAAATGGCCCGATGTGCCGCCAGACTGCGCCGGGTGACGCTGGCCGCTGTTGCTGCGAGCGACTTTACACGGGCAATCACCAGTGCCGACTACTTTGCCCGGCCGCGCGGTCTGCCGGTGCAAACCGACCCGGCCCTGCGGGAAATCCATTTCGGGGCCATTGAAGGATTGACGTTCGCCGAGGTCGAAGCCCGCTACCCGGCGACGGCACGGGAGTGGGTCGCCACGCCAGCCACGGTACGCTTTCCCGAAGGCGAGTGCTTTGCCGATGTACAGGCGCGGGTCATCCCGTGGGTCACGTCCTGGCTGCACGACTGGCAGGACAGAACCACGCTTCTCGTCATCCACAGCGGCACAATTCGCGCACTGCTTCAGTGGATGACCGGTTGTGACCCACAGGCGACACTCAGCATCAGGATTGCCTACGGAGATGTCTTTCGGTGTACCCGGACAACCCCGACGGGGAACTGGCAGCTTGAACAGTTGCCGTATGGCGGGACGGACTGGACACCCGTCCCGCTTTGA
- the lepB gene encoding signal peptidase I has product MMMRDDFPDDQFSDHQLSGYPFSNHGTAEPLPGMRLVDSPRNGAAPTSVFRPEVEALANGDATAPADEMAPGRLPQSEGSQPEIVPLDDVTTETSSETLAQTTGTAIPQNGWGVAAPEAAASCLTDAVMAASGPADAWSQPVFRPLWTVDDHKSSSGHGLGDEAGVVISTFTGASPAWKHWVREGLSIGRDVLLALVIALLIGLFVIQPVYVKGTSMLPHLHEGERLFVNRFIYNFSKIERGDIVVFYYPKNPQESFIKRVIGLPGDEVTLANGKLYINGKLVPEGYLSSDYTTIVSPPRTWVVEPHHYFVMGDNRDASNDSRNWGLVPEMYIYGKAVYRYWPVSEMGFIEDEPTVLEPLRRLQRMEDRPELPPAE; this is encoded by the coding sequence ATGATGATGCGCGACGATTTCCCCGACGATCAGTTCTCCGACCATCAGCTCTCTGGATACCCGTTTTCCAACCACGGAACGGCCGAACCGTTACCGGGGATGCGGCTTGTGGATAGCCCCCGGAATGGAGCTGCACCGACCAGCGTCTTCCGGCCTGAAGTGGAAGCCTTGGCGAACGGGGACGCCACGGCTCCGGCCGATGAGATGGCCCCGGGCCGGCTTCCGCAATCAGAAGGGAGTCAGCCGGAAATCGTCCCACTGGATGACGTCACCACAGAAACCAGCTCTGAGACGTTGGCGCAGACCACAGGAACGGCTATCCCCCAGAACGGATGGGGTGTGGCCGCGCCGGAAGCCGCCGCATCGTGCCTGACCGATGCGGTCATGGCGGCTTCGGGGCCGGCGGATGCCTGGTCACAGCCTGTATTCCGACCGCTGTGGACGGTGGATGACCATAAGTCATCTTCCGGCCATGGCCTGGGCGATGAAGCCGGCGTGGTCATTTCCACGTTCACTGGCGCGTCGCCCGCCTGGAAACACTGGGTACGGGAAGGGTTAAGCATCGGACGGGATGTGCTTCTGGCGCTCGTCATCGCGCTGCTCATCGGGCTTTTCGTCATTCAGCCCGTCTATGTCAAAGGCACGAGCATGCTGCCGCATCTGCATGAGGGGGAGCGCCTGTTCGTCAACCGCTTCATCTACAACTTTTCCAAAATCGAGCGTGGCGACATTGTCGTGTTCTACTACCCCAAAAATCCCCAGGAAAGCTTCATCAAACGTGTGATTGGCCTGCCCGGTGATGAAGTCACCCTGGCCAACGGCAAGCTTTACATCAACGGCAAGCTCGTGCCGGAAGGTTATCTGTCGAGCGACTACACGACGATTGTCAGTCCACCCCGGACATGGGTGGTTGAACCCCACCACTACTTCGTGATGGGCGACAACCGCGACGCCAGCAACGACAGTCGCAACTGGGGACTCGTCCCGGAAATGTACATCTATGGCAAGGCGGTCTATCGCTACTGGCCGGTAAGCGAGATGGGCTTCATCGAGGATGAGCCGACCGTCCTCGAACCGCTCCGCCGTCTGCAACGGATGGAGGACCGGCCGGAACTCCCCCCCGCTGAGTGA
- a CDS encoding ubiquinol-cytochrome c reductase iron-sulfur subunit encodes MSELSEVDKTKRLFMGLGSIVIGAGIGGALAYPIFQFAVGNALKTGEGGEDKNWIDLGSVADFEEGKPTAKKITIEIRDGWVKSSSDETIWVVKRGNDFLTFTATCPHLGCKVNWIPERNEYFCPCHNSAFDVSGEKKPGSASARGLDALEHRVADGKLQVVFQKFKNLLPTKEVFS; translated from the coding sequence ATGTCCGAACTGTCCGAAGTGGACAAAACCAAACGTCTGTTTATGGGGCTTGGCTCCATTGTGATTGGCGCCGGCATTGGTGGCGCACTGGCCTATCCGATTTTTCAATTTGCTGTCGGAAACGCACTCAAAACCGGCGAAGGCGGTGAAGACAAAAACTGGATTGACCTCGGTTCAGTTGCCGATTTTGAAGAAGGTAAGCCAACTGCCAAAAAGATTACCATCGAGATTCGGGACGGGTGGGTGAAGTCATCTTCGGATGAAACCATCTGGGTCGTCAAGCGGGGCAATGACTTTCTGACCTTTACGGCGACCTGCCCGCATCTGGGCTGCAAAGTCAACTGGATTCCAGAGCGGAATGAGTATTTCTGCCCCTGTCACAACAGCGCCTTTGATGTCAGCGGCGAGAAAAAACCAGGTTCGGCTTCAGCGCGCGGACTCGATGCGCTCGAACACCGTGTCGCCGACGGCAAACTTCAGGTCGTTTTCCAGAAATTCAAGAACCTCCTTCCAACCAAAGAGGTTTTTTCGTGA
- the galE gene encoding UDP-glucose 4-epimerase GalE yields MTILITGGAGYIGSVTVEHLQRAKRPVAILDNLSRGHRAAVPAAVPLYVGDIGDRDLVRRVIREQNITACIHFAALALVPESVADPARYYDNNVGQCQILLDTLHEAGIRRFVFSSTCATYGLPQSIPMTESHPQQPITPYGWSKLFVERILADYDRAYGLRFVALRYFNAAGATVIHGEDHEPETHLIPNVLRVAGGRAEAVEVYGNDYPTPDGTAIRDYIHVSDLAAAHIAALDALADDQPSAFLNLGTGQGHSVLEVIETARRVTGHAIPTRIRARRPGDPPQLVADSRAAQDYLCWRPAQSDLEDIIRSAWQWHSRHPDGYPKETA; encoded by the coding sequence ATGACGATTCTCATCACCGGCGGCGCCGGGTATATCGGCAGCGTCACTGTGGAACACCTGCAGCGGGCCAAACGTCCGGTGGCCATTCTGGACAACCTTTCGCGCGGCCACCGGGCGGCCGTTCCGGCAGCGGTGCCGCTCTATGTCGGCGACATCGGCGACCGTGACCTGGTTCGCCGGGTCATCCGGGAACAGAACATCACGGCGTGCATCCACTTTGCGGCGCTGGCGCTGGTCCCGGAGTCGGTTGCCGACCCGGCGCGCTACTACGACAACAACGTTGGCCAGTGCCAGATACTGCTGGACACGCTCCATGAAGCCGGCATCCGGCGCTTTGTTTTTTCCTCGACCTGCGCCACGTACGGACTGCCGCAATCCATCCCGATGACCGAAAGCCATCCGCAGCAGCCCATCACGCCCTACGGCTGGTCGAAGCTGTTTGTGGAACGCATTCTGGCCGATTATGACCGGGCTTATGGCCTGCGGTTCGTGGCCCTGCGGTACTTCAACGCCGCCGGCGCAACAGTCATCCACGGCGAAGACCACGAACCGGAAACCCATCTCATTCCCAATGTGTTGCGGGTTGCCGGCGGGCGGGCCGAAGCCGTTGAAGTGTATGGCAACGACTACCCGACGCCCGATGGCACGGCCATCCGCGACTACATCCACGTCAGCGATCTGGCCGCTGCCCACATTGCCGCCCTCGATGCCCTGGCCGATGATCAGCCTTCGGCTTTTCTCAACTTGGGCACCGGACAGGGCCATTCCGTGCTGGAAGTGATTGAAACGGCCCGGCGCGTCACCGGCCACGCCATTCCGACCCGCATCCGCGCCCGGCGGCCCGGCGACCCGCCGCAGCTCGTGGCCGATTCACGCGCCGCCCAGGACTACCTGTGCTGGCGGCCGGCACAATCGGATTTGGAAGACATCATCCGCTCGGCCTGGCAGTGGCACAGCCGCCACCCGGACGGCTATCCCAAAGAAACCGCCTGA
- the thiE gene encoding thiamine phosphate synthase: MNAVLSWTLPPVYPITSPQVGLSLRAVVEALIAGGATLVQIRDKQAAARTLHEAVCAVMELARPRGVRVIVNDRVDVARAAAADGVHLGQDDLDPVAARAILGPTAIIGYSTHNVAQATAADRLPVDYLAIGPVFETQTKEQPDPVVGLEGVRAVRAVTTKPLVAIGGITADRIAPVRAAGADAVALISALYTGPDDIAGRMAALLALAR, translated from the coding sequence ATGAACGCTGTGTTGTCCTGGACGTTGCCGCCGGTCTATCCCATTACTTCGCCGCAGGTTGGGCTTTCACTCCGGGCGGTGGTGGAAGCGCTCATCGCCGGCGGCGCAACCCTGGTGCAGATTCGGGACAAGCAGGCCGCTGCCCGAACGCTCCACGAAGCGGTCTGTGCCGTCATGGAGCTGGCCCGTCCGCGTGGCGTCCGGGTGATTGTCAATGACCGGGTGGATGTGGCCCGGGCCGCAGCGGCCGATGGTGTTCATCTCGGACAGGACGATCTCGATCCGGTAGCGGCCCGCGCCATTCTGGGGCCGACGGCCATCATCGGCTACTCGACGCACAACGTCGCCCAGGCAACAGCCGCCGACCGCCTGCCCGTGGATTACCTGGCAATCGGACCGGTTTTCGAGACCCAAACCAAAGAACAGCCCGATCCGGTCGTTGGGCTGGAAGGCGTGCGCGCTGTCCGCGCTGTCACGACGAAACCCCTGGTGGCCATTGGTGGCATCACCGCCGACCGGATAGCGCCTGTCCGGGCCGCCGGAGCCGATGCCGTCGCCCTGATTTCGGCGCTCTACACCGGGCCGGATGACATTGCCGGACGGATGGCCGCGCTGCTTGCCCTGGCGCGCTGA
- a CDS encoding 5'-nucleotidase, lipoprotein e(P4) family has protein sequence MARLKPTAHTGITLTVGLLLGLGLGSTGTAVWGQREAAPRVNPQERTLDANLFMQTSAEYVACCLQTYAWASERLRQRLAALAPSERPPAVILDLDETVLDNAGFQSFLDRESKSYEKALWDRWEREFPTETRLVPGAKGFIEEAERAGVTVVYISNRTDREATVAALRHNGLSVEGIADRLLLRTDTADKTARRKAVEERYRVLLYIGDNLRDFSEIFVTPELAPDATDDARRQALAKRRMAVEQHAYRFGTDWFMLPNPVYGEWQVPLGREPRRFLRPTEMR, from the coding sequence ATGGCACGTCTGAAGCCGACGGCCCACACCGGCATCACCCTCACAGTGGGATTGCTGTTGGGTCTGGGCCTGGGTTCAACCGGCACCGCCGTGTGGGGACAGCGGGAAGCGGCACCGCGCGTCAACCCACAGGAACGGACGCTCGACGCCAACCTGTTTATGCAAACCTCAGCGGAGTATGTCGCCTGTTGTTTGCAAACATACGCTTGGGCCAGCGAACGTCTGCGCCAGCGCCTCGCGGCACTCGCGCCCTCGGAACGGCCGCCGGCCGTCATCCTCGATCTCGATGAAACCGTTCTGGACAACGCCGGATTCCAGTCGTTTCTTGACCGCGAAAGCAAGTCCTACGAAAAAGCCCTCTGGGACCGCTGGGAGCGGGAGTTCCCGACAGAAACACGCCTTGTTCCCGGAGCCAAAGGTTTCATTGAGGAAGCCGAACGCGCTGGCGTGACGGTGGTGTACATCTCCAACCGTACCGACCGGGAAGCGACGGTGGCTGCCCTGCGCCACAACGGGCTGTCTGTGGAAGGCATTGCCGACCGCCTCCTGCTGCGTACGGATACGGCCGACAAAACCGCCCGCCGCAAGGCCGTTGAGGAACGATACCGCGTCCTGCTCTACATCGGTGACAACCTGCGTGACTTTTCGGAAATCTTCGTCACGCCCGAACTCGCGCCCGACGCGACGGACGACGCCCGGCGGCAGGCGCTGGCAAAGCGCCGGATGGCGGTTGAGCAACATGCTTACCGGTTCGGAACGGACTGGTTCATGCTGCCCAATCCGGTGTATGGCGAGTGGCAGGTACCGCTGGGCCGCGAGCCACGGCGTTTTCTGCGCCCCACAGAGATGCGTTGA
- a CDS encoding RNase H family protein yields the protein MTTLPEVRIVCDGSSLGNGRDTASAAAAALLEHRGQKGLTRKFVVEYLGPATNQQAEIVAACIGLEALRQPCRAAVVTDSRYVVETMNGRFRRRANHALWERLDRAAAAHEVTWQWTQGHAGHPEQEACDQAARHTAEHRGRDDAFLNRLLTSLPSASPA from the coding sequence ATGACAACGCTCCCGGAAGTACGCATCGTGTGTGACGGTTCAAGTCTCGGCAACGGACGTGACACGGCTTCAGCCGCTGCCGCGGCACTGCTTGAACACCGGGGGCAGAAAGGGCTGACGCGCAAGTTTGTCGTCGAGTATCTCGGCCCGGCCACGAATCAACAGGCGGAAATCGTGGCGGCCTGCATCGGGCTGGAGGCGCTGCGGCAGCCCTGCCGGGCGGCCGTTGTGACGGATTCGCGCTATGTCGTTGAGACGATGAACGGCCGCTTCCGGCGGCGGGCCAACCACGCGCTGTGGGAGCGGCTTGACCGCGCCGCGGCCGCGCATGAAGTCACCTGGCAGTGGACGCAGGGCCACGCCGGCCACCCGGAGCAGGAAGCCTGTGACCAGGCGGCCCGCCATACAGCCGAACATCGCGGCCGGGATGACGCCTTTCTGAATCGTCTGCTGACGTCCCTGCCGTCAGCCTCCCCGGCCTGA
- a CDS encoding CPXCG motif-containing cysteine-rich protein, with protein MQDTATYACAYCGEPNVTFPDWSGGRRQQYIEDCTVCCQPNVLYLTLDHDGETVCVFAEPG; from the coding sequence ATGCAGGATACCGCAACCTACGCCTGTGCCTACTGTGGTGAACCCAACGTCACCTTTCCTGACTGGAGCGGCGGCCGCCGGCAGCAGTACATCGAGGACTGTACGGTTTGCTGCCAACCAAACGTGCTTTACCTCACTCTCGACCATGACGGTGAAACGGTCTGCGTCTTTGCCGAGCCAGGCTGA